Proteins encoded within one genomic window of Bacteroides sedimenti:
- a CDS encoding beta-galactosidase, which translates to MKKHFYIFLILLTFSQVKANNTSEPVSTTSGISKQFSHPDRIRYDGHCMTIEGKDVFIYSAAFHYFRCPKALWRDRFRKIKKAGFNTVETYVPWNWHEMNMPKNVNDFSKCDFSDLKAWLKMAQEEFGFYTIVRPGPFICAEWAGGAHPRWLGKFCPDKYETSFWLRSDNPEYIKWSKHWYDAVCPIFASEQITNKPKGGKGIILVQLENEYIYFDMASEGKIRYLKALYQAAKSNGINVPLFTCVTPEARDCKDPQISQVFDMDNQYIWWNMQESKNRIEDLKRQQPDAPAFVCELQGGWFSTVGRSLSEDNYLDGRHARGMALMAMAGGATGLNYYMFFGGTHFAGWGARTMTTSYDYGAALKENGGTGEKFLTTKAIGEFLAIHGSRLTRSVPVGFSTDNTSKDLIIGMRRATDGTQYIFVLNKDKKATFSDEINLKLTNQQPIRFRCELGALDSKVLVLNTGETNGSKGEWFPKEQNEILRPKKIPASVRITTAYKQNETFKARWTPLGSAVSLPELGVNDCRYSLYKSKFNLTVEELKKYGSIVFDMFTGDPMYIQINGKIAPRASINEFDNTFISKGLLHAGTNEIVAVYENQGHAHGYRPMEELSGMRNGGLGPEVESITPVEQWKVKLAASDNEKDILKASTNEDNWEKMMLDDETVAGLATLQIAGLAKPKWPAAWILQGKNATAVYRSQINFTPEMIKNGKTMLEFGCIDDRGVLYVNGKLVASHDEWDKPFIANIVDFIKPGANQIVMAVTNSNGSGGILKPVRLLRQMKIEKPLKWEVAKDLSGVTNGWITGCSNTKGWEKIALDTVNSIPRKGNNIQPKGIYDALFTWYKVEFELPESENGVWIPWRLLINASGNGYMWLNGHNIGRHWEVGPQREFYLPECWLNFGKGKKNVLVFGLRQSANGAKLKSVEIAPYANDAEMRETK; encoded by the coding sequence ATGAAAAAACATTTCTACATTTTTTTAATATTATTGACCTTTAGTCAGGTAAAAGCGAACAACACATCAGAACCTGTATCTACAACTTCAGGTATTTCGAAGCAATTTTCGCATCCCGATCGAATTCGATATGATGGTCATTGCATGACCATTGAAGGGAAAGATGTATTTATTTATAGTGCAGCCTTTCATTATTTTCGTTGTCCAAAAGCTCTTTGGCGAGATCGTTTCCGTAAAATCAAAAAAGCAGGTTTTAACACTGTTGAAACTTATGTTCCATGGAACTGGCACGAAATGAATATGCCGAAGAATGTGAATGATTTCTCAAAATGCGACTTTTCTGATTTGAAAGCCTGGCTGAAAATGGCGCAGGAAGAATTTGGCTTTTATACCATTGTTCGTCCCGGTCCGTTTATTTGTGCTGAGTGGGCCGGAGGTGCCCATCCACGCTGGCTCGGGAAATTCTGCCCGGATAAATATGAAACAAGCTTTTGGTTGCGGAGTGATAATCCGGAATATATTAAATGGTCGAAGCACTGGTACGATGCGGTTTGTCCAATTTTTGCATCCGAACAGATAACCAATAAACCGAAAGGTGGCAAAGGAATCATTTTGGTTCAACTCGAAAACGAATACATCTATTTCGACATGGCTTCCGAGGGAAAAATCCGTTATCTGAAAGCCTTGTATCAGGCAGCTAAATCAAATGGAATTAATGTCCCGCTTTTTACCTGTGTAACACCGGAAGCCAGAGATTGTAAAGATCCTCAAATCAGCCAGGTTTTTGATATGGACAATCAATACATTTGGTGGAATATGCAGGAATCAAAAAACCGCATTGAAGATCTGAAACGCCAGCAACCTGATGCTCCGGCTTTTGTTTGCGAACTTCAGGGGGGGTGGTTTTCTACCGTTGGAAGATCGTTGAGCGAGGATAATTATCTGGATGGTCGTCATGCCCGTGGTATGGCCTTAATGGCAATGGCCGGAGGGGCTACAGGGTTGAATTATTATATGTTTTTTGGAGGAACCCACTTTGCTGGTTGGGGGGCGCGCACCATGACTACCTCTTACGATTATGGTGCTGCATTGAAAGAAAATGGCGGAACAGGGGAGAAATTTTTGACAACCAAAGCAATTGGTGAATTTCTTGCCATTCATGGCAGCAGGCTTACACGTTCTGTACCGGTAGGGTTTAGTACCGATAATACTTCGAAAGACCTGATTATCGGGATGAGACGTGCGACTGATGGGACACAATATATCTTTGTTTTGAACAAAGATAAAAAAGCAACTTTTTCTGATGAAATAAACCTTAAACTAACTAACCAACAGCCAATTCGTTTCAGATGTGAACTGGGTGCGTTGGATAGCAAAGTGCTTGTACTTAATACTGGAGAGACTAATGGTTCAAAAGGAGAGTGGTTTCCCAAAGAACAAAATGAAATCTTACGTCCGAAAAAAATCCCTGCTTCAGTACGTATTACAACAGCCTATAAACAAAATGAGACTTTCAAGGCCAGATGGACACCACTTGGATCTGCTGTTTCGTTGCCCGAACTGGGAGTAAACGATTGCCGGTATTCTCTTTACAAAAGCAAGTTTAATTTGACAGTGGAAGAGTTAAAGAAATACGGTTCAATAGTTTTTGATATGTTTACCGGTGATCCCATGTATATTCAGATTAATGGAAAGATTGCTCCCCGGGCTTCAATCAATGAATTCGATAATACCTTTATCTCCAAAGGACTACTGCATGCTGGAACAAATGAAATCGTCGCAGTCTATGAGAATCAAGGACATGCACATGGTTATCGTCCGATGGAAGAATTATCAGGTATGAGAAATGGAGGACTTGGGCCAGAGGTTGAATCAATCACTCCTGTAGAACAGTGGAAAGTTAAACTGGCAGCCAGCGATAACGAAAAAGATATATTGAAAGCTTCAACGAATGAAGACAACTGGGAAAAGATGATGCTTGATGATGAAACTGTTGCAGGTTTGGCTACGCTTCAGATTGCAGGTCTTGCAAAACCGAAATGGCCGGCTGCCTGGATTTTACAGGGAAAAAATGCAACAGCGGTATATCGATCTCAGATAAACTTTACTCCTGAGATGATTAAAAATGGCAAAACGATGCTGGAATTTGGATGTATAGACGACCGAGGTGTTTTATATGTGAATGGAAAACTGGTAGCCAGTCACGATGAATGGGATAAACCCTTTATCGCTAATATTGTCGATTTTATCAAGCCGGGGGCTAACCAGATTGTTATGGCGGTAACCAATTCGAATGGCTCAGGTGGAATATTGAAACCTGTACGTTTGCTTCGTCAGATGAAGATTGAGAAACCATTGAAATGGGAAGTTGCAAAAGATCTTTCAGGGGTTACAAATGGATGGATTACAGGATGTTCCAATACCAAAGGATGGGAGAAAATAGCATTGGATACTGTTAATTCTATTCCTCGAAAAGGGAATAATATCCAGCCGAAAGGTATATACGATGCACTCTTCACCTGGTATAAAGTTGAATTTGAGTTGCCTGAATCAGAAAATGGAGTCTGGATCCCTTGGCGATTACTCATAAACGCATCAGGTAATGGGTATATGTGGTTGAATGGGCATAATATTGGCCGACATTGGGAAGTGGGTCCTCAACGTGAGTTCTATCTTCCGGAATGTTGGTTGAATTTTGGCAAAGGTAAAAAGAATGTTTTGGTGTTTGGTTTAAGACAGAGTGCAAACGGAGCCAAACTAAAATCTGTTGAGATAGCTCCTTATGCCAACGATGCAGAAATGAGGGAAACAAAGTAA
- a CDS encoding metallophosphoesterase: MNKFINLSALFLFVFTSLFASDKFPREKNVVRIMSYNVHNCKGTDNEFNYDRIANIIDDVKPDVVSLQELDSVTTRNNGVFALKKLSELTAMHYLFAPAISLQGGSYGIGMLSKERPIKYQTIPLPGREESRVLLIAEFSKYVCCAVHMSLTDADQIASVAIIENALKGISKPVFLAGDMNSEFSSPTQIAMRNIFKPLSNPNKKTYPSDEAKECIDYIYAYKENQHQFSVIQNQVIPEKIASDHLPLFTDVRIAADATQIMRTKPYLQNPNNGGITVSWLTNVPVHSWVEYGTNPQHLDCRTETLIDGQSVCNNEHHKVRLKNLKPDTKYYYRVCSQEITLYEAYRKEFGATACSEVYSFSVPGSKTTDFTAIIMNDLHKNKKTLGKLTNQIKGIDYDMVIFNGDCIDDPKDEKSAVDFLSYMNEQVHAEKVPVYYIRGNHEIRNAYSIQLRDLIDYVGGNTTYGAFNWGDSRFVLLDCGEDKPDTTKVYYGLNSFESFRREQTEFLKKELSGNEFKKASAKVLIHHIPLYCMPSDEYTPCKEMWHPLLKKASFNLAINAHNHSLAFHPKGECENNFPIVVGGGPDLDNGTVMILKKRNSKLTLTVLNTEGKELLNKEL, encoded by the coding sequence ATGAATAAATTTATCAACCTATCAGCACTTTTTTTGTTCGTATTCACTTCATTATTTGCTTCCGACAAATTCCCAAGAGAAAAGAATGTTGTTCGTATCATGTCTTACAACGTTCACAACTGCAAAGGAACCGACAATGAGTTTAACTATGATCGTATTGCAAACATCATTGATGATGTAAAGCCGGATGTTGTGTCATTACAAGAACTGGATAGCGTTACAACCCGCAACAATGGCGTTTTTGCACTGAAAAAACTCAGCGAGTTAACAGCTATGCATTACCTCTTTGCTCCGGCCATCAGTTTGCAAGGCGGCTCTTATGGAATTGGTATGTTATCAAAAGAGCGTCCCATTAAATACCAAACAATACCTCTCCCCGGAAGAGAAGAAAGTCGGGTGCTGCTTATTGCCGAATTCAGTAAATATGTTTGCTGCGCTGTGCACATGTCATTGACCGATGCCGATCAGATAGCTTCGGTGGCAATTATAGAAAATGCACTGAAGGGTATTTCAAAACCGGTATTCCTGGCAGGTGACATGAACTCCGAATTCTCCTCTCCTACACAGATTGCGATGAGAAATATATTCAAGCCGCTCAGCAACCCAAATAAGAAAACATATCCTTCCGATGAAGCTAAGGAATGCATCGATTATATTTACGCATACAAAGAGAACCAACATCAGTTTTCTGTAATCCAGAATCAGGTGATTCCCGAGAAAATAGCTTCCGACCATCTTCCTTTATTTACCGATGTGCGAATTGCAGCCGATGCTACCCAAATAATGCGTACCAAACCTTACTTGCAGAACCCGAACAATGGAGGTATCACTGTTTCGTGGCTGACCAATGTGCCTGTTCACAGCTGGGTGGAATACGGAACCAACCCTCAACATCTGGATTGCCGCACCGAAACGTTGATTGACGGGCAATCCGTATGCAATAATGAACATCACAAGGTGCGTCTTAAAAATCTGAAACCTGACACCAAGTACTACTATCGTGTTTGCTCGCAAGAAATAACTCTCTATGAGGCTTACAGAAAAGAGTTTGGTGCCACAGCCTGTTCGGAGGTCTATTCGTTCTCTGTACCTGGCAGCAAAACAACCGACTTTACCGCTATCATCATGAACGATTTGCATAAGAATAAAAAGACACTCGGCAAGCTGACCAATCAGATTAAAGGAATTGATTACGATATGGTTATATTTAACGGAGATTGCATAGACGACCCCAAAGACGAAAAATCGGCAGTCGATTTTCTTTCTTATATGAACGAACAGGTTCATGCAGAAAAGGTTCCGGTCTATTATATCCGTGGAAACCATGAAATACGAAATGCTTACTCAATCCAGTTGCGCGACCTGATAGATTATGTTGGTGGCAATACCACTTATGGAGCTTTTAATTGGGGCGACTCCCGTTTTGTTTTACTGGATTGTGGCGAAGACAAACCGGATACAACCAAAGTATATTATGGGCTCAATTCTTTTGAATCCTTCAGACGTGAGCAAACTGAATTCTTAAAGAAAGAATTATCGGGCAACGAATTTAAAAAAGCCTCAGCCAAAGTACTGATTCATCATATTCCTCTCTACTGCATGCCTTCTGATGAGTATACTCCCTGCAAAGAGATGTGGCATCCGCTCTTGAAAAAGGCATCGTTCAACCTGGCAATCAATGCACACAACCATAGTCTTGCTTTTCATCCAAAAGGAGAATGCGAGAATAACTTCCCGATAGTTGTGGGAGGTGGACCTGACCTGGACAATGGAACCGTGATGATTCTGAAAAAGAGAAACTCAAAATTGACATTGACTGTGCTGAATACCGAAGGAAAAGAACTGTTAAATAAAGAGTTATAA